The following proteins are co-located in the Colletotrichum lupini chromosome 4, complete sequence genome:
- a CDS encoding chromatin assembly factor 1 subunit A — protein sequence TNCHGHNFSLILHFTPTRPTDEHCREPCDTRCPMPLFEMSSNIKRESDMEASGLKRSHDDFSGDEVTIEDRGLQNGVKHQATEAVVQPSKAGSPARQMPTRDISPAPSSPSSLTDAGTLTPERGSPSPDLTPSKSTTPLKQTTTSANPASSSKTPASTTQPTKRKRRTAAEKEAEEKEKAQKKKEREEKKEAKQAEKAKADAERQVKQAEKAKADAEKQAKQDEKRRKKEEEERKAQQEKEKKERAQPKLMSFFKAPATPKKDTLVPIIKSGSPSKSALTPDAKSPAAKKEELSEYEKRFKPFFVQSSVRLAKSPFEMDDEAHEAKTRILGEYFDGKRKSTQAGGFDAIEVFQLPGRPAPRGRIYPPVRFSIEKMRKLTQEANSEEDKKAIAKDIADALRKVPTKSLKFYQDVRPPYRGTVTLRPYQAGNSGMRRLARNPIRRDQLPVNYDHDSEAEWESEGEDVDIDDDDDEDLDADGEDMDEFLDDSEDNGPARFVSANGLEPESTGLCWEDRTRKGPNRTVYEHRMEFILGKLYPVSRSYSSVNTCFEESLEHHHSIDPFSTEYWEPEPKPKPVGRPPKDKTAKAQAIKDKTVKTQAAKDKPATDSKPADAFKAITCGSTKNSVQSLPKKILENNNLQELKKVIEANPKIAKGGLVDLSYVALAHAKISRNDLKEAIAMIAEKVGGKGLAGSWAIRSGFDV from the exons ACCAACTGCCACGGACACAACTTCAGCCTCATTCTACACTTTACACCAACACGACCAACCGACGAGCACTGTCGCGAACCTTGCGACACCCGGTGTCCGATGCCTCTATTCGAGATGTCATCCAACATCAAACGAGAATCAGACATGGAGGCTAGCGGCCTGAAGAGAAGTCACGATGATTTCTCCGGTGACGAGGTCACCATTGAGGATCGTGGCTTGCAGAACGGCGTCAAACATCAGGCCACCGAGGCCGTTGTCCAACCCAGCAAAG CTGGGTCTCCCGCCCGCCAGATGCCTACCCGCGATATATCGCCAGCCCCGAGTAGCCCGAGCTCACTGACCGATGCCGGCACCCTCACGCCAGAGCGCGGCTCGCCCTCACCCGACCTCACACCTAGCAAGAGCACGACTCCCCTCAAGCAGACCACAACAAGTGCCAATCCCGCTTCATCATCAAAGACACCTGCCTCAACAACCCAACCCACCAAACGGAAGCGCCGGACCGCAGCCGAAAAGGAGGCCGAAGAGAAGGAAAAGGcacagaagaagaaggagcgtgaagaaaagaaagaagCCAAACAGGCCGAAAAGGCAAAAGCCGACGCTGAAAGACAAGTCAAACAGGCCGAAAAGGCAAAAGCCGACGCCGAAAAACAAGCCAAACAAGATGAGAAGCGCCgtaagaaggaggaggaagaacgCAAAGCCCAACAGgaaaaggagaagaaggagcgTGCCCAGCCGAAGCTCATGTCCTTTTTCAAGGCACCCGCCACGCCCAAGAAGGATACATTGGTGCCTATCATCAAGTCAGGGAGCCCTTCCAAATCCGCACTTACGCCAGACGCCAAATCTCCCGCAgccaagaaggaggagcTATCAGAATATGAGAAGCGGTTCAAGCCGTTCTTTGTGCAAAGCAGTGTTCGCCTGGCCAAGAGCCCCTTCGAGATGGACGACGAGGCACACGAGGCCAAGACGAGGATATTGGGAGAGTACTTTGATGGAAAGAGAAAGTCAACCCAAGCGGGCGGCTTTGATGCTATCGAGGTTTTCCAGCTTCCTGGTCGTCCTGCTCCGCGAGGCAGAATCTATCCGCCAGTGCGGTTCAGCATTGAAAAGATGCGAAAGCTCACACAAGAAGCAAACAGCGAAGAGGACAAGAAGGCGATTGCAAAGGATATTGCAGATGCGCTGAGGAAGGTCCCTACAAAGTCACTCAAGTTCTATCAGGATGTGCGGCCTCCTTACAGGGGTACCGTCACCCTCAGACCCTATCAAGCAGGCAACTCTGGCATGCGACGCCTCGCCCGAAACCCCATCCGCCGCGACCAACTCCCCGTAAACTATGACCACGACTCGGAAGCCGAGTGGGAAAGTGAAGGCGAGGACGTCGATATcgacgatgatgacgatGAGGATCTCGATGCCGACGGCGAAGACATGGACGAGTTCCTCGACGACTCGGAGGACAACGGTCCTGCTCGGTTCGTGAGTGCCAACGGCCTCGAACCGGAGAGCACCGGCCTCTGCTGGGAGGATCGCACACGCAAGGGTCCTAACCGCACCGTGTACGAGCACAGGATGGAATTCATTCTGGGTAAGCTATATCCCGTCTCCCGCTCATATAGCAGCGTTAACACATGTTTTGAAGAGAGCCTCGAACACCACCACAGTATCGATCCCTTCTCGACGGAATACTGGGAACCCGAACCGAAGCCCAAGCCTGTCGGTCGTCCACCTAAAGACAAGACTGCCAAGGCTCAAGCGATTAAGGACAAGACGGTCAAGACCCAAGCGGCAAAGGACAAGCCTGCTACAGACTCGAAGCCGGCCGATGCCTTCAAAGCAATCACCTGCGGCAGCACAAAGAACAGCGTACAGTCGCTGCCGAAGAAAATCTTGGAGAACAACAATCTCCAGGAGCTCAAGAAGGTTATCGAGGCGAATCCCAAGATCGCCAAGGGTGGCCtggtcgacctctcgtacgTTGCACTTGCTCACGCCAAGATTTCCCGCAACGACCTGAAGGAGGCCATCGCCATGATTGCCGAAAAGGTCGGCGGTAAAGGGCTTGCCGGCTCCTGGGCTATCAGGTCAGGTTTCGACGTTTGa